One stretch of Prunus persica cultivar Lovell chromosome G1, Prunus_persica_NCBIv2, whole genome shotgun sequence DNA includes these proteins:
- the LOC18788761 gene encoding probable L-ascorbate peroxidase 6, chloroplastic isoform X2 produces MASVAFSGAAAAATAATTSRRLPASAKLSLSPSSSSSLKLLGSTPIVSRLFLKPKRCSAAPLPSRAFSSAAAAPKCLASDPEQLKLAREDIRELLKTTFSHPILVRLGWHDAGTYNKNIEEWPRRGGANGSLRFEIELKHAANAGLVNALKLIQPLKDKYSDVTYADLFQLASATAVEEAGGPKIPMKYGRVDVSAPEQCPEEGRLPSAGPPSPADHLREVFYRMGLNDKEIVALSGAHTLGRSRPDRSGWGKPETKYTKDGPGAPGGQSWTAQWLKFDNSYFTDIKEKKDEDLLVLPTDGVLFEDPAFKVYAEKYAEDQEAFFKDYAEAHAKLSNLGAKFDPPEGIVIDDGPSQPVPEKFVAAKYSSGKD; encoded by the exons ATGGCCTCCGTCGCTTTCAGCGGCGCCGCCGCTGCCGCCACTGCCGCCACCACGTCTCGGCGTCTTCCCGCCTCGGCTAaactatctctctctccctcctcctcctcctctctcaAACTCCTCGGCTCCACTCCGATCGTTTCCCGCCTCTTCCTCAAACCCAAACGCTGCTCGGCGGCTCCGCTGCCTAGCCGAGCGTTCAGCTCAGCCGCCGCCGCTCCCAAGTGCCTCGCTTCCGACCCGGAGCAGCTGAAGCTCGCCAGAGAAGACATCAGGGAGCTTCTCAAGACCACTTTCAGCCACCCAATTCTG GTGCGGTTGGGATGGCACGATGCTGGTACTTACAACAAGAATATTGAGGAGTGGCCAAGAAGAGGTGGAGCGAATGGGAGCTTGAGGTTTGAGATTGAGCTTAAACACGCAGCCAATGCAG GTCTTGTCAATGCATTGAAGCTCATTCAGCCTTTAAAAGACAAGTACTCTGATGTAACATACGCAGACTTGTTCCAATTGGCCAGTGCTACTGCTGTTGAG GAGGCTGGGGGACCAAAGATTCCTATGAAGTATGGGAGAGTTGATGTTTCGGCACCTGAGCAGTGCCCAGAAGAAGGGAGGCTTCCTT CTGCTGGCCCTCCTTCACCTGCTGATCATCTGCGTGAGGTTTTCTACAGAATGGGGTTAAATGACAAG GAAATAGTAGCATTATCAGGGGCACACACTCTGGGGAGGTCCAGACCTGATCGCAGTGGTTGGGGCAAGCCAGAGACAAAGTACACG AAAGACGGGCCAGGGGCACCAGGAGGACAGTCTTGGACAGCACAATGGTTGAAGTTTGATAATTCCTACTTCACG GATATCAAGGAAAAGAAGGATGAAGATCTTCTGGTGTTGCCAACTGATGGTGTTCTTTTCGAAGATCCAGCATTCAag GTATATGCTGAGAAATATGCTGAAGACCAAGAAGCGTTCTTCAAGGATTATGCTGAAGCTCATGCTAAACTCAGCAACCTGGGAGCCAAATTTGATCCTCCAGAG GGTATTGTGATCGATGATGGTCCTTCACAGCCAGTACCAGAAAAGTTTGTGGCAGCCAAATACTCGTCTGGCAAG GATTAA
- the LOC18788761 gene encoding probable L-ascorbate peroxidase 6, chloroplastic isoform X1 has product MASVAFSGAAAAATAATTSRRLPASAKLSLSPSSSSSLKLLGSTPIVSRLFLKPKRCSAAPLPSRAFSSAAAAPKCLASDPEQLKLAREDIRELLKTTFSHPILVRLGWHDAGTYNKNIEEWPRRGGANGSLRFEIELKHAANAGLVNALKLIQPLKDKYSDVTYADLFQLASATAVEEAGGPKIPMKYGRVDVSAPEQCPEEGRLPSAGPPSPADHLREVFYRMGLNDKEIVALSGAHTLGRSRPDRSGWGKPETKYTKDGPGAPGGQSWTAQWLKFDNSYFTDIKEKKDEDLLVLPTDGVLFEDPAFKVYAEKYAEDQEAFFKDYAEAHAKLSNLGAKFDPPEGIVIDDGPSQPVPEKFVAAKYSSGKRELSENMKQKIRAEYQAVGGSPDKPLQSNYFLNIIIVIGVLALLTSLVGN; this is encoded by the exons ATGGCCTCCGTCGCTTTCAGCGGCGCCGCCGCTGCCGCCACTGCCGCCACCACGTCTCGGCGTCTTCCCGCCTCGGCTAaactatctctctctccctcctcctcctcctctctcaAACTCCTCGGCTCCACTCCGATCGTTTCCCGCCTCTTCCTCAAACCCAAACGCTGCTCGGCGGCTCCGCTGCCTAGCCGAGCGTTCAGCTCAGCCGCCGCCGCTCCCAAGTGCCTCGCTTCCGACCCGGAGCAGCTGAAGCTCGCCAGAGAAGACATCAGGGAGCTTCTCAAGACCACTTTCAGCCACCCAATTCTG GTGCGGTTGGGATGGCACGATGCTGGTACTTACAACAAGAATATTGAGGAGTGGCCAAGAAGAGGTGGAGCGAATGGGAGCTTGAGGTTTGAGATTGAGCTTAAACACGCAGCCAATGCAG GTCTTGTCAATGCATTGAAGCTCATTCAGCCTTTAAAAGACAAGTACTCTGATGTAACATACGCAGACTTGTTCCAATTGGCCAGTGCTACTGCTGTTGAG GAGGCTGGGGGACCAAAGATTCCTATGAAGTATGGGAGAGTTGATGTTTCGGCACCTGAGCAGTGCCCAGAAGAAGGGAGGCTTCCTT CTGCTGGCCCTCCTTCACCTGCTGATCATCTGCGTGAGGTTTTCTACAGAATGGGGTTAAATGACAAG GAAATAGTAGCATTATCAGGGGCACACACTCTGGGGAGGTCCAGACCTGATCGCAGTGGTTGGGGCAAGCCAGAGACAAAGTACACG AAAGACGGGCCAGGGGCACCAGGAGGACAGTCTTGGACAGCACAATGGTTGAAGTTTGATAATTCCTACTTCACG GATATCAAGGAAAAGAAGGATGAAGATCTTCTGGTGTTGCCAACTGATGGTGTTCTTTTCGAAGATCCAGCATTCAag GTATATGCTGAGAAATATGCTGAAGACCAAGAAGCGTTCTTCAAGGATTATGCTGAAGCTCATGCTAAACTCAGCAACCTGGGAGCCAAATTTGATCCTCCAGAG GGTATTGTGATCGATGATGGTCCTTCACAGCCAGTACCAGAAAAGTTTGTGGCAGCCAAATACTCGTCTGGCAAG AGAGAGCTGTCAGAGAATATGAAGCAGAAGATTCGGGCAGAGTATCAAGCTGTTGGTGGAAGCCCAGATAAACCTCTACAGTCTAATTATTTTCTGAACATTATAATCGTGATTGGGGTTTTGGCACTTTTGACATCGTTGGTTGGAAACtaa